AGGTCGGCGATCTCGACGGTGCCCGCCTGGGCCATCGGCGCGATCGCATCGCGATCGCCGTTTCCGATGGCGCTCATGCGCCGGCGCAACTCGGCGATGGGCCGCGTGATCGTGCGCAGGAAGACGAGCCCGACGAGAAGCGTGACAGCCGCGACGGCGAGGACGCCGAGGATCTCGGGAGCGGCGCCATAGCGGCCCTGAAATTGGTTTTCATCGAACTCGAGAAGAACTGCCGCCGTGAAGGGCAGGGCGGCGACGACCGCCAGCACGGCGAAGACGATCATGCCCAGGTTCGGGCGCCATTTGTCGGAGACAAACCGGCGGGTCATGCATCCACCGTGCAGGCCGCCAGGCGAAAGCCGACGCCGTGGACTGTCTCGATGACCGCCCGGCAGCCGGCGTCCGCGAATTTCGCGCGGATATTGCGGACATGGCTGTCGACCGTGCGGCTGGAGATGTGGAAGTTGTCACCGTAAGCGGAGCCGACGATCTGATCGCGGGTGAAGACCATGCCCGGCCGCGAGAAGAAGGCCCGAAGGATTGCGAACTCGAGCCCGGTCAGGTGGATGGCGATGCCGTCCAGGCGGGCCTCGTGGCGGGCCGGATCGAGAACGATGTCGCCATGTTTCAGCGGTCTGTCGTCCTGCGCGGCGGCGGCTTCGGGCTTGCCTGTCCGCTTCAGGATGACGCCGACGCGGGCAACGAGCTCGCGCGGGCTGAAGGGCTTGGTGACGTAGTCGTCGCCACCGATCTCCAGGCCGATGACCCGGTCGACCTCGTCGTCACGGGCCGACAGGAACAGGATCGGCACCTCGGATGACTTCCGGATCCGGCGGCAGACCTCCAGCCCGTCGATCTCGGGCATTCCGATGTCCAGAACGATCAGACTGGGCCGGTCGGCGGAGAACCGGGACAGGGCCTCCACTCCGTCCTTCGCGACGGATGTCGTATAGCCCGCCTTGTCCAGCGCGAAGCAGATCACGTCACGGATATGCGCATCGTCGTCGACAACCAGGATGCGATGCACGGCGTTCGCCTCTCGTCAGGCCCCCGGGGACCTCTCATCTGTCTCCCAACCCGGCTTTACCATCCGGTTCGCCAGACAGGTAGTCCGCCAGGCGCTGATCGCGCAGAGAC
This is a stretch of genomic DNA from Microbaculum marinisediminis. It encodes these proteins:
- a CDS encoding response regulator transcription factor — protein: MHRILVVDDDAHIRDVICFALDKAGYTTSVAKDGVEALSRFSADRPSLIVLDIGMPEIDGLEVCRRIRKSSEVPILFLSARDDEVDRVIGLEIGGDDYVTKPFSPRELVARVGVILKRTGKPEAAAAQDDRPLKHGDIVLDPARHEARLDGIAIHLTGLEFAILRAFFSRPGMVFTRDQIVGSAYGDNFHISSRTVDSHVRNIRAKFADAGCRAVIETVHGVGFRLAACTVDA